The Nocardioides humi genome includes a region encoding these proteins:
- a CDS encoding GAF domain-containing protein: protein MTPDAGPRRMRAEVAASWERSAAAGVDVTQRAAPIALDVPDLRGQREAHPLARVFPLLDDVLGREVRDCGAVMALADAEGTLLWVCGTPERLREAERIGFVEGSNWDERLAGTNAPGLALATGRDARVTRDEHFRSSVRSWSCAATPIHDPGTSQLLGVLDVTGGDAIVVPQTMAMVRAAARLAEAELARQTPPPPPAERPTGLRLVLELLGHDEALVTVDGGGRLSRLRLSRRHSEIVALLAASPTGLTGDELGVLLYEADGGTSTLRAELNRLRGLLGDQLLASRPYRLTAPVSGDWLAVEAQLAAGDLRSAMRGYGGPVLPRSTAPGVVRLREALAASLRQALLRSRTPELMSAWTRSGWGRDDYDMWLAQRAVVPASSPMRALVDGQIARLDRELL from the coding sequence ATGACACCGGACGCCGGACCCCGCCGCATGCGCGCGGAGGTCGCGGCGTCCTGGGAGCGCTCGGCGGCGGCGGGCGTGGACGTGACCCAGCGGGCGGCGCCGATCGCGCTCGACGTCCCGGACCTGCGCGGGCAACGGGAGGCCCATCCGCTGGCGCGGGTGTTCCCGCTGCTCGACGACGTGCTCGGCCGTGAGGTGCGCGACTGCGGGGCGGTGATGGCGCTGGCCGATGCCGAGGGCACGCTGCTGTGGGTGTGCGGTACGCCGGAGCGGCTGCGCGAGGCGGAGCGGATCGGGTTCGTGGAGGGCAGCAACTGGGACGAGCGACTGGCCGGGACCAACGCGCCGGGGCTCGCACTCGCGACGGGACGCGACGCGCGGGTCACCCGCGACGAGCACTTCCGCTCGTCGGTGCGCTCCTGGAGCTGCGCCGCCACGCCGATCCACGACCCGGGCACCAGCCAGCTGCTGGGCGTCCTCGACGTGACCGGCGGCGACGCGATCGTCGTACCGCAGACCATGGCGATGGTGCGGGCCGCGGCACGCCTGGCCGAGGCCGAGCTGGCGCGGCAGACCCCGCCTCCGCCGCCCGCGGAGCGCCCGACGGGGCTGCGGCTGGTGCTCGAGCTGCTCGGCCACGACGAGGCGCTGGTGACCGTCGACGGCGGCGGCCGGCTCAGCCGGCTGCGGCTCTCGCGCCGCCACAGCGAGATCGTCGCGCTCCTCGCCGCCTCCCCCACCGGCCTCACCGGCGACGAGCTGGGCGTGCTGCTCTACGAGGCGGACGGCGGTACGTCGACCCTGCGCGCCGAGCTCAACCGGCTGCGCGGCCTGCTCGGCGACCAGCTGCTCGCCTCGCGTCCGTACCGCCTCACCGCGCCGGTGAGCGGTGACTGGCTCGCCGTCGAGGCCCAGCTCGCGGCCGGCGACCTGCGCAGCGCCATGCGCGGGTACGGCGGCCCGGTGCTCCCGCGGTCCACCGCGCCCGGCGTCGTCCGGCTGCGCGAGGCGCTGGCCGCGTCCCTGCGCCAGGCGCTGCTCCGCTCCCGGACGCCCGAGCTGATGTCGGCCTGGACCCGGTCCGGGTGGGGGCGCGACGACTACGACATGTGGCTGGCCCAGCGGGCCGTCGTACCGGCGTCGTCGCCGATGCGGGCGCTCGTCGACGGACAGATCGCCCGGCTGGACCGCGAGCTGCTCTGA
- the exaC gene encoding acetaldehyde dehydrogenase ExaC: protein MTVYAAPGQPDSLVSVEPRYDHYIGGQWVAPVKGDYFENISPVNGKPFTEIARGTAEDIEAALDAAHAAAPSWGKTSATERANLLNKIADVMEANLTEIAVAETWENGKPVRETLAADVPLAVDHFRYFAGVLRAQEGSAGELDETTVAYHFHEPLGVVGQIIPWNFPILMAVWKLAPALAAGNAVVLKPAEQTPWSILKLIELVGDLLPAGVVNVVNGFGVEAGKPLASSSRVAKVAFTGETTTGRLIMQYASQNIIPVTLELGGKSPNIFFDSVAAERDAFYDKALEGFTMFALNQGEVCTCPSRALVQRSIYSDFVHDAIARVEKVKQGNPLDDTTMIGAQASNDQLEKILSYLEIGKEEGAKILTGGERNILEGDLAEGYYVRPTVFEGDNSMRIFQEEIFGPVVSLTGFDDEADALKVANDTLYGLGAGVWTRDGSQAYRAGREIKAGRVWTNCYHLYPAGAAFGGYKQSGIGRENHKMMLDHYQQTKNLLVSYSPDALGFF from the coding sequence ATGACCGTCTACGCAGCCCCCGGACAGCCCGACTCGCTCGTCTCGGTCGAGCCCCGCTACGACCACTACATCGGCGGCCAGTGGGTGGCGCCGGTGAAGGGCGACTACTTCGAGAACATCTCACCGGTCAACGGCAAGCCGTTCACCGAGATCGCGCGCGGCACCGCGGAGGACATCGAGGCCGCGCTCGACGCCGCCCACGCCGCCGCTCCGTCGTGGGGCAAGACCTCCGCGACGGAGCGGGCCAACCTCCTCAACAAGATCGCCGACGTCATGGAGGCGAACCTGACCGAGATCGCGGTCGCGGAGACCTGGGAGAACGGCAAGCCGGTCCGCGAGACCCTCGCCGCCGACGTCCCGCTCGCGGTCGACCACTTCCGCTACTTCGCCGGCGTGCTGCGGGCCCAGGAGGGCTCGGCGGGCGAGCTCGACGAGACCACGGTGGCCTACCACTTCCACGAGCCGCTCGGCGTCGTCGGCCAGATCATCCCGTGGAACTTCCCCATCCTGATGGCGGTGTGGAAGCTCGCGCCCGCGCTGGCGGCCGGCAACGCCGTCGTACTGAAGCCGGCCGAGCAGACCCCGTGGTCGATCCTCAAGCTGATCGAGCTGGTCGGCGACCTGCTCCCGGCCGGCGTGGTCAACGTGGTCAACGGCTTCGGCGTCGAGGCCGGCAAGCCGCTGGCGTCGTCGTCGCGCGTCGCGAAGGTCGCCTTCACCGGCGAGACCACGACCGGCCGGCTGATCATGCAGTACGCCAGCCAGAACATCATCCCGGTCACCCTGGAGCTGGGCGGCAAGAGCCCGAACATCTTCTTCGACTCGGTCGCCGCCGAGCGGGACGCCTTCTACGACAAGGCGCTCGAGGGCTTCACGATGTTCGCGCTCAACCAGGGCGAGGTCTGCACCTGCCCGTCGCGCGCGCTCGTCCAGCGCAGCATCTACTCCGACTTCGTGCACGACGCCATCGCCCGCGTGGAGAAGGTCAAGCAGGGCAACCCGCTCGACGACACCACGATGATCGGCGCGCAGGCCTCCAACGACCAGCTCGAGAAGATCCTGTCGTACCTGGAGATCGGCAAGGAGGAGGGCGCCAAGATCCTCACCGGCGGCGAGCGGAACATCCTCGAGGGCGACCTGGCGGAGGGCTACTACGTCAGGCCGACCGTGTTCGAGGGCGACAACTCGATGCGGATCTTCCAGGAGGAGATCTTCGGCCCGGTCGTCTCGCTGACCGGCTTCGACGACGAGGCGGACGCCCTCAAGGTGGCCAACGACACCCTCTACGGCCTCGGCGCCGGCGTCTGGACCCGCGACGGCTCGCAGGCCTACCGCGCGGGCCGCGAGATCAAGGCCGGCCGGGTCTGGACGAACTGCTACCACCTCTACCCCGCCGGCGCGGCGTTCGGCGGCTACAAGCAGTCCGGCATCGGCCGCGAGAACCACAAGATGATGCTCGACCACTACCAGCAGACCAAGAACCTGCTGGTGTCCTACAGCCCGGACGCGCTGGGCTTCTTCTGA